The sequence below is a genomic window from Carassius gibelio isolate Cgi1373 ecotype wild population from Czech Republic chromosome A17, carGib1.2-hapl.c, whole genome shotgun sequence.
TGCCTCGCTGAGCCTGGACCACACAAATGGTATGGCTGGATAAACCGCCTTAAATTTAAGATGGCCAATTATCGCACAAAGTTTCGAAAAGCTGGATGTGAGGATGTAGCAATCCTGGTTGAAAATGGTTGAACGATGGCCAGCACTCTTCACAGAGAGACAGGTAAGCTATTTTAATTCTCAaccaataaaataatgcaaatcaaaaataaattcaaGGTGTGTGGCTAGAAATCCAAACACTTGTTGGAATGTTAATACCTCTGCCACCTCTCCATCCCTACCCACCCCTCTCTCTACTTCAGGTGTTTGCTGAATTTAAAAGAATCGCCAGTAAGAATCTTGAGGAAGACTTTTTTGAGGCTCTGGACCAGTACACGCCACGTTTCATCAAACTCTTCAAAACAAAGAAGGGAACTGTTGGTCAGAAACTCAGGGAGCTGATTCAGCACATAAGCTGTAAGGTAAGTAGGTTCATTTTGCTTTTGATCTGTATGATAGTTCATCAAATGAGCCGATTCAGACCAACCTATTTTATTTCCTGTCTGCTTGTGTCTTGCAAATTACTCTGTTAACTGGTCTATTCTCTCTCTGTGTATCATTAGACACCAGACGTGACAGTACTTCACTCTGTTGTCCTCAAAGGCATTCCCATTTTACTCTGTGATGAATCCAGTGAATTCTACAAGACCTGCTCTGTAAGTACTTGCACATAAGAAAAAGTTTGTCTGCATGAATATAAAACTATACCTGTGTTGACATAGAATATGTAATTCTATCCGCTCgatatacaatatacattttgtacagtgACTGATGTATTTTGTATAGCAATACCTCTACAACTAATCTGAGAGATATGTAAACAgccagtaaataaaaataaaattttccacaaaaaaacgttatacacattcatacatttaaaatctAAGGAGTTGGAGTCTAGGttgaaaagtttttgtttgctttattgtAACAATCCAGtgtgaaaacatatttaaagccATATTCTCTGATTACATTacaacactaaaaataaatgttttagaataGCATAAATTGCAATGCTGAAGAATGTGTTTCTTTGTAGGATACAACGAGAGACGAGGCCCTAGAATGCATCACTGTTGGTGTGCTGACAGTTGTCAGTGAAGATAGTCCTCATGAGGGTCAAAGCTCAGTGGACCTCCAGCCCATCTCCACTGCCATCATTCTGGAGGGAGGTATTGTCATGGATCATATTAAAAACTTGCCTCAGGCAGTTTGTCTGTTGTTTGGACTTACATATGTATTGCATTTGGATTACCCAAAATGCATGGCAAATACACTCAACTTCATTCAGACTGTGATGCTTGGACTGGGAAAGAAAAAACTCCCATCAAAACTGTTAACTCTGAAGAACAGTCTTCTGGGTTAGAACAGTAAAGAGCTGTCAGATAGCACTTTGTAAGCTTTGCAGCCATTAATGTTCTCCTGTTATCAGAGAAAGTTTGATGCTTTCATGCAACTGTTCACGCTAATTTACGAtctaattttaaaaaagaaaagaaaaattccaTTGAAGTCTGTACCATGTTATGCAGGTATGCTAATGGTGGAAATAGAGCTGTTTGCAAAGTGTGGTTAGTTATTATTAGATGATAATGTCAGAAACTAACCTAGCAAGGTTGTCctgtttacatttgtgtttttggaaaacttttaatagttttaatgtagtacaaatacaaaccccaaggactgattttttttctttgtggtggTTTAATCTTTGGACTGTTCAATTTGAGAAACAAAAGCATTTGTTGTACTTACAGCTTTGATCAGAAATGCACTGATTTTTCCATGCACTGAAGTCCTGTAGTTATCAGGTTTTTACCTGTTTAATATTGGGAGACTCTTATTAGCTCacagaaatgtggttttattttttatatttttcctttattttctaCAGTTAAATCAAACAACAACTTTGTTGTTTAACTGCTGTTTGTACTTGAATGTGCATTGAATAAATGTTGTAATGGAGCTGAATCAACCCATTGAgtgttcttttaaagtatatgttTGTGGTGTGTTTGCCTTTATCAGATAGTAACAGCAAAAAtagataaagagagaaaaaaggccACAGGTTGGACCCAAACCTGGGCAGCTGCAACAAGGACCCATTCAAGGAAATTGGTTTctttaatttaagtgaacttgaAAAAAAGAGTGCGCAgaactaaaaatgttaagttgTAGGTATTTAGTAATTCTAAGTGGGGTTAAATTTATATTAAGCAATccacacaaaatgaaaaaattaagttaacACAAATCATGTCTATTAAGTTACATGAACATAAAAAAACGTATTAGTGGTACTACTTGATTTAGTACTGCACACTTAAAATAAACAAGCTTTTCTAACTCCTTTATCTTAAGCTTactttgcttaatttttttgaggcaatgagtttgcatactttttttaagtaaggtcaactaattacattttacagtgtagcggacgtagaggagtataatgtaaaaggagctcattcaaatactgaggtgctaaaccattcagggctttataagtaataagcaatattttaaaatctatacgatgtttgatagggagccagtgcagtgtggacaggaccgggctaatatggtcatacttcctggttctagtaagaactcttgctgctgcattttggactagctgtagtttgtttaccaagcgtgcagaacaaccacccaataaagcattacaataatctaaccttgaagtcataaatgcatggattaacatttctgcatttgacattgagagcataggccgtaatttagatatatttttgagatggaaaaatgcagttttacaaatgctagaaacatggctttctaaggaaagattgcgatcaagtagcacacctaggttcctaactgatgacgaagaattgacagagcaaccatcaagtcttagacagtgttctaggttattacaagcagagtttttaggccctatgattaacacctctgttttttctgaatttaacagtaagaaattactcgtcatccaattttttatatcgactatgcattccgttagtttttcaaattggtgtgtttcaccgggctgcgaggaaatatagagctgagtatcatcagcataacagtgaaagctaacaccatgtttcctgatgatatctcccaagggtaacatataaagcgtgaagagtagcaaccctagtactgagccttgaggtactacatactgcacttgtgatcgatatgatacatcttcattcactgctacgaactgatggcggtcatataagtgcgatttaaaccatgctaatgcacttccacttatgccaacaaagtgttcaagtctatgcaaaagaatgttgtggtcaattgtgtcaaacgcagcactaagatccaataaaactaatagagagatacacccacgatcagatgataagagcagatcattagtaactctaaggagagcagtctcagtactatgactgactggaaatcctcacatataccatttttctctaagaaggaatataattgtgaggataccaccttttctagtatcttggacagaaaagggagattcgagattggtctataattaacaagttctctggggtcaagtcgtggtttttttatgagaggcttaataacagccagtttgaaggttttggggacatatcctaatgacaatgaggaattaaaaatagtcagaagaggacctatgacttctggaagcacctcttttaggagcttagatggtatagggtctaacatacatgttgttggtttagatgatttaacaagtttatacaattcttcctctcctatagtagagaatgagtggaactgttcctcagggggtctatagtgcactgtctgatgtgatactgtagctgacgactgaatggttgcaattttatctctaatagtatcgattttagaagtaaagtagttcataaagtcattactgttgtggtgttgggaaatgtcaacacttgttgaggctttatttttcgttaatttagccac
It includes:
- the LOC128031591 gene encoding uncharacterized protein LOC128031591, with amino-acid sequence MVERWPALFTERQVFAEFKRIASKNLEEDFFEALDQYTPRFIKLFKTKKGTVGQKLRELIQHISCKTPDVTVLHSVVLKGIPILLCDESSEFYKTCSDTTRDEALECITVGVLTVVSEDSPHEGQSSVDLQPISTAIILEGGIVMDHIKNLPQAVCLLFGLTYVLHLDYPKCMANTLNFIQTVMLGLGKKKLPSKLLTLKNSLLG